The bacterium region GCTACCAGACGTATGTCCGGAATTTTCCGGGAAACGAGGTCTACAAAATCGCCTGCGGCGGCTACGGCGATAATTATCACTGGACCGAGGTGCTCATGGAGAAGGCCGCTTCCATGATGTCGGGCTACAGCATTCACTACTATATCGGCCCCGCAAAAAGCAGCTCGGCAACACAGTTCGAGGAGGCGGACTGGTTTGCCATACTCAGGAACGCACTTCATCTCGATGAGATTCTGAAAAAGCACAGCACGGTCATGGACAGGTACGATCCCGAAAGACGGATAGGGTTGATCGTTGACGAGTGGGGAACATGGTATGCTGTCGAACCCGGAACGAATCCCGGTTTCCTCTACCAGCAGAACACGCTCCGTGACGCGCTCGCGGCGGGGGTGATGCTCAATATTTTCAACGAGCACTGCGACCGTGTCAGGATGGCCAACATCGCGCAGACTGTCAATGTCCTCCAGGCGATGGTGCTGACCGACGGGGCAAAAATGCTCCTGACCCCGACATATCATGTGTTCGAGATGTACAGCGTTCACCAGGATGCGGCGCTGCTGCCTGCCGTTCTGAATTGCGCCGATTATCAGTTCGGAAACGAAAAGCTGCCGGCCCTCACCGTTTCTGCATCCCGCGACGGCGCGGGGGCGGTTCATGTCTCGCTCTGCAATCTCGATCCGCATGCCACGCAGGAGATGGCCTGCGAGCTTCGCGGCTTCAGGGCGAAGACCATTTCGGGGCGCGTTCTGACCGGTAAGGAAATGAACGTCCACAACACGTTCGACAGACCGGAGACGGTGAAACCGACCGTATTTACGGGTGCAAAGATCACCGATGCAGGCTTTTCCGTTCTCCTGCCGCCCATGTCGGTTGTGGTGCTCGAAATGAAGTGAAAGAGGATGCGGTACTCGGGATGTGAAAGACAGTCCGGTCTGTTCGTATGCAATAATAGATAGAACGCGGATTTACGCGGATCGGGCGGATTTACGCGGATTTGGCAACCACGGGGGGTTGCCCCTACAATAAAAAAACACGAACAATTATTTCGTCATGGATAATATCCGTTATGACTTTTTGCGCCTTCCTGCTGCGACGCAGCACAGTGCGGCGAGTTTGGTGAAATTATTTCACGAATAATCCGGGTTAACAATATTATATACAATTTGTTATAGCTATTTGTATCTCCGTATCTTCCGTGTCCCCGTGGTGAAATAGGTTATGTATTTTTTCAGATAAATCCGGATCAGATAACAAGGGTGAGACCGGCATCGGGAAAAGGGTGTCACAAAGACCGTTTTCCGGGTGGAGTATTA contains the following coding sequences:
- a CDS encoding alpha-N-arabinofuranosidase, whose amino-acid sequence is MMMRMSFITGGLLSMLCLVSLQIVQAQKTETKSGNKLVVYAFKDQPAETISRNIYGHFSEHLGRCIYGGYWVGDNSGIPSTRGIRNDIVEALKRSKIPVLRWPGGCFADEYHWMDGIGPLEKRPTMINTHWGGVTENNHFGTHEFMDLCEQLGCEPYICGNVGSGTVREMQEWVEYITFDGVSPMADERRKNGRDKPWKLKYFGVGNENWGCGGNMSPEFYADVYKRYQTYVRNFPGNEVYKIACGGYGDNYHWTEVLMEKAASMMSGYSIHYYIGPAKSSSATQFEEADWFAILRNALHLDEILKKHSTVMDRYDPERRIGLIVDEWGTWYAVEPGTNPGFLYQQNTLRDALAAGVMLNIFNEHCDRVRMANIAQTVNVLQAMVLTDGAKMLLTPTYHVFEMYSVHQDAALLPAVLNCADYQFGNEKLPALTVSASRDGAGAVHVSLCNLDPHATQEMACELRGFRAKTISGRVLTGKEMNVHNTFDRPETVKPTVFTGAKITDAGFSVLLPPMSVVVLEMK